DNA from Rubripirellula lacrimiformis:
CACGACCGCGGCAGGAATGGCGGGTGCCCAAGGGCCAGACTCGTTCCGCCAGGTCAACGGAATGGGCACCGGTGTGGTCATCGACCCACGCGGTTATGTGATCACCAACTATCACGTGGTCGAGGATGTCGACAACATCCAAGTCACTTTGGCCAACGGCGAGACCACGACCGCCGAGATGGTTTCGGCTCGCATCCGCAACGACTTGGCGCTGATCAAAGTCCACACCGACGAACCGCTGCCAACGATTCCTCGTGGCATCAGCAGCGACCTGATGGTCGGCGAAAGCGTGATCGCGATCGGCAATGCCTACGGTTATGTGCATACCAGCACCCAAGGGATCATCAGCGCTTTGCACCGTGATGTACCGGTCAACGAGACCCAAGAGTATCACGATCTGATCCAGATCAGTGCCGGGATCAACCCAGGCAATTCGGGCGGTCCACTGTTGAACATTGCCGGCGAAATGATCGGCGTCAACGTCGCCGTTCGTGTCGGTGCACAGCAGATCGCATTTGCGATTCCGATCGACCAAGTTATCGAGGTCGTCACGGACATGATTGAACAACACAACGAGAGTCGTCTATTGACGGGTTTGCGAGCCAGCGGCGGACCGCGCGACGGTGACGGTGTTACCATCGCCAATGTTTCCGCTAGCAGTCCAGCCGCACGAGAGGGTCTGAAGCCAGGAGACCGCGTGGTCCGCGTTGGCTCGCAGCCCATCAATAATCGACTCGATTTCGCTTTGGCGATGCTCGACACGACACCCGGAACGCCGCTGCAAATCAGCATCGAGCGATCGGGTCAGCGATTCGACTTGGCTGTCCTTGGTGAACACGCCGGTGGCGAACAGCAATCGGTCGCCGAATCCGCGTGGTCCGTTGTCGGTATCCAGGCCAAGCCAGTCGCCGAAGCCACGATGCGTCGTCTGAACCAGCGAATGAAGACGCCTTATCGCGGCGGGCTGTACATCACCAAGGTGCGTCCCGGATCACCGGCCGACAAACAGGGCATGATCCCCGGCGATGTGCTGTTGGGAATCCATGGCTGGCAAACGGCGACGATGAAGGATCTGGCGGGCATCTTGGAACATCCTGATATGCAGCGTGGACCACGAGCGAAGTTCTATCTGGTGCGTCGCGAACAAACTCTGTTTGGACACCTGCAACTGGCGGCTCAGACCAATAGCACGCTTCGCTAACGAACGAGCGGAAAATAAGTGTCCGGCCCCTTGGATGCAAAGCACTCCAAGGGTCGGTTCCCGGTGATCGGACACCTTTTTCCGCACGATCCGAAGGACGTCCAATCCAGCAACAGCGACGTGTGCTAGCGCTCACGTCCCGGGGTGAATTCGAAACCGCTGCCCGCACAGCATGACGAGTTCGCCGACCCAGCCGGGACGAGAGCGCCGCCCACGACAAAGATTCCACCGCGCGTTCAATCGCGTCGGGATATCCGGGCTGGTCACTCCGGCTGCAAACGAATCCGATCCGGGATCGCGGCGGATCCGTCGAACTGGATCTGTGCTTCGACACCCGGTGATCCATAGACCGATGATCCGGTTCGGACGACCAAGTTGTCGGACATCTTGGCCAGCCCACCGTGATGGGTGTGCCCACAGATGACGGTGACTTGAACCGCAGGTCGTTGGTTGGCAAAACGCTGCAGCGCGTCGCCCACTTGCCCACAAACAAAGAACGGTGCCCAGTCGTCGTTGGTCGTTTGACCTTCGTACCAACAGGCTTCGCGAAAGGGTGGCACATGCGTCGCGACCAGGACGGCGCGACATGTCCTCGGCAGCCCGTCTAGCTTGACCGACAAGCGATCCGCTGATTCGCGGCCAAGTTGCGTCAGTTGCTTGCGCCAATGAATCGCCGGCATGTCGGCGAAGTCCGTGATTCGCGAAAAATCATGCAGTCGAATCGGGGATGCGTCGAAGTCGCCGATGGTGGCATCGCCCCATCCGTCTTCGCCGACCAAGAATACATCGGGATCGATCGGGATCGGATCACAGTCGGTCAGGTAGGTGATTCGGTCGTCTTCGCGGGCCAGATTGACCATCATGCGACGGGTGTGGGCGATCGACCCACCATAGAAATCGTGGTTGCCCAGCACCACGTAGACCTGCCGCCCGGTTCGATCGGCGATCTGTCGAAGCCGTGCAACCAGGTCGTCGGCTTCGGTCACGTCACCGGTGACGATCAAACCATCGACTTCAGCGGTCGCGATCTGATCGATCCAGGTTTGCCATGCCGAAGCGGTGGCGTGGTCAAAGTGAGGATCGGTTGTCCAAAGCAGCTTCACCGATGCCATTCCTTTCACCGTGATCACCGGGGGTGATCACGGGTGTCCACGACGAACCTGGTGGGGCAAGTTCGTTCGCCGTTGGTTCCTTACCCTTGGGATCGAAACAAAACTACGCCGATGCGGTGGCACCAGCGGCTGCGGCCAAGGCCTCGGCCTTGTCGGTCTTTTCCCAGGTGAAACCGTCGCCTTCGCGGCCGAAGTGGCCACCCGCGCTGGTTTCTTTGAACACCGGGCGACGCAGTTGCAGGTGATCGATGATCCCGGCGGGCGTCAGCGGGAAGTGTTTGCGGACCAGTTCGCAAAGTTGAGCGTCGTCGATCTTGCCGGTTCCTTCGGTATCAACGTGAACGCTGACCGGTTCGGTAACGCCGATCGCATAAGCCAGTTGGACTTCACATCGCTCGGCCAATCCCGATGCAACGATGTTCTTGGCGACGTAGCGGGCCATGTAGGCGGCCGAACGGTCCACCTTGGTGCTGTCCTTGCCGCTGAATGCGCCACCACCGTGACGACCCCAACCGCCGTACGTGTCGACGATGATCTTTCGTCCGGTCAGGCCACAGTCGCCGTGTGGGCCACCGACGACGAACTTGCCGGTCGGGTTGATGTGGTACTTGATGTCGCCTTTGACCAAATCGGCTGGCAATTCCGGAAGGACGATTTTCTCTTTGATGAACTTCTGGATTTCTTCGTTCGTCACGTCTGGGCTGTGTTGAGCGCTGACGACGACGGTGTCGATACGGACGGGCGTGTTGCCTTCGTATTCGACGGTGACTTGAGCCTTGTTATCCGGACGCAGCCAATCGACTTCTTTGTTGAATCGAGCTTCGGTGATTCGATTGATGATGCGGTGCGACAGCGCGATCGGCAGAGGCATCAGTTCCGGAGTGTCTTTGCAGGCGTACCCGAACATCAGTCCTTGGTCGCCGGCACCGATGTCTTTGCCGGACGAATCGTCCGAATTGACGCCTTGGGCGATGTCGGGACTTTGCGTGTCCAACGAAATCATCACCGAACAGGTGTCACCACAGATGCCCATCTGGTCGTCGGTATAGCCGACTTCGTTGATGACGCTGCGAACGACATCGCTGTAGTTGATCTTGGCCTTGGTAGAGATTTCGCCCGCAACGATCGCGATCCCGGTGGTGACCATGGTTTCGCATGCCACACGGCTGTTGGGATCCTCGGCCAGCAGTGCGTCCAGAATCCCATCAGAGATTCGGTCGGCTAGCTTATCAGGGTGTCCCATGCTGACCGATTCACTGGTAAACAGATAACGAGCGGTTGTCACGGCGGCTTTCTCCGGGCTTACGTCCCCGCGGGGGGGACGAATTGGGTCTAGAATCAATTTGGCACTAGGCTACTTGGCGGAGGACAGTCTGAGAAGCGGCGCATTTATCCGATTTGGCTGCTTGTCCGGCTTTATCGCTGCGAAACCTCTGCTTTCCTTCGTCATTCCCCCCCCACCTGCGAACCTTGATGAACGACGCTGCACCCGCGCCAATCGATCTGGAACCGGCCGCGAAGGCCTGGCCGGCGCTGCTGATGTCGTTGGTTTTTCACATCGTTCTGCTGACCGGGATTGGTTTGATCTGGACCCGTAAACCGGGCGGTAGCGGGGAAACCGAGGACCGCAGAGTTGGAATCGCGCTGGTTCATCGGATGCCCGATCGAGACTTCTATCGCGAAGCGGAACCACCGGTATCGGAAACCGAAACGCCGTCGGATCAACAATCATCGGTGGCAGCGGCCGCCGCTGCACCGCCGGCGGATCTTTCGCCGCCGATCGACTTGGATGGCATTTTAAAATCGATGCAATCCACTCCGATGCCCCACTCGGCCACCGGATTGGCCGGCGAAACCCAGTTAGATGGCGACGCATTTGGCGATGGACGCGGTCGGTCAA
Protein-coding regions in this window:
- a CDS encoding trypsin-like peptidase domain-containing protein codes for the protein MRLNIQVSRAAFCLMTAVVFAGSLINPDTAAGQSPSRRVSDIRETPTVLAIRRVSPAVVNIHGQKTVRTTAAGMAGAQGPDSFRQVNGMGTGVVIDPRGYVITNYHVVEDVDNIQVTLANGETTTAEMVSARIRNDLALIKVHTDEPLPTIPRGISSDLMVGESVIAIGNAYGYVHTSTQGIISALHRDVPVNETQEYHDLIQISAGINPGNSGGPLLNIAGEMIGVNVAVRVGAQQIAFAIPIDQVIEVVTDMIEQHNESRLLTGLRASGGPRDGDGVTIANVSASSPAAREGLKPGDRVVRVGSQPINNRLDFALAMLDTTPGTPLQISIERSGQRFDLAVLGEHAGGEQQSVAESAWSVVGIQAKPVAEATMRRLNQRMKTPYRGGLYITKVRPGSPADKQGMIPGDVLLGIHGWQTATMKDLAGILEHPDMQRGPRAKFYLVRREQTLFGHLQLAAQTNSTLR
- a CDS encoding metallophosphoesterase family protein; amino-acid sequence: MASVKLLWTTDPHFDHATASAWQTWIDQIATAEVDGLIVTGDVTEADDLVARLRQIADRTGRQVYVVLGNHDFYGGSIAHTRRMMVNLAREDDRITYLTDCDPIPIDPDVFLVGEDGWGDATIGDFDASPIRLHDFSRITDFADMPAIHWRKQLTQLGRESADRLSVKLDGLPRTCRAVLVATHVPPFREACWYEGQTTNDDWAPFFVCGQVGDALQRFANQRPAVQVTVICGHTHHGGLAKMSDNLVVRTGSSVYGSPGVEAQIQFDGSAAIPDRIRLQPE
- the metK gene encoding methionine adenosyltransferase — encoded protein: MTTARYLFTSESVSMGHPDKLADRISDGILDALLAEDPNSRVACETMVTTGIAIVAGEISTKAKINYSDVVRSVINEVGYTDDQMGICGDTCSVMISLDTQSPDIAQGVNSDDSSGKDIGAGDQGLMFGYACKDTPELMPLPIALSHRIINRITEARFNKEVDWLRPDNKAQVTVEYEGNTPVRIDTVVVSAQHSPDVTNEEIQKFIKEKIVLPELPADLVKGDIKYHINPTGKFVVGGPHGDCGLTGRKIIVDTYGGWGRHGGGAFSGKDSTKVDRSAAYMARYVAKNIVASGLAERCEVQLAYAIGVTEPVSVHVDTEGTGKIDDAQLCELVRKHFPLTPAGIIDHLQLRRPVFKETSAGGHFGREGDGFTWEKTDKAEALAAAAGATASA